In Amia ocellicauda isolate fAmiCal2 chromosome 7, fAmiCal2.hap1, whole genome shotgun sequence, one genomic interval encodes:
- the timeless gene encoding protein timeless homolog isoform X2, producing the protein MDLYMMNCELLATCSALGYLEGETYHREPDCLESVKDLIRYLRHEDDTRDIRQQLGAGQILQNDLLPIIIQHSQEKQLFDACIRLMVNLTQPALLCFGKVPDDSAFRHHFLQIVSYLQAYKQAFANEKVFGVLSEKLYNLLQMEWEQREEEDNLLIERILLLVRNVLHIPADPYEEKTVDDDASIHDKLLWAMHMSGMDDLLKFLASAPSEQQWSLHVLEVISLMFRDQTPEQLVSAGQSRSVQEKQKDAQELEVLRQKEIAEKRSRVLQRGSRHSRFGGSYVVQGLKSLGDKDVIYHKGLHNFKNYSHDMGKAVRRVPKRRQRARDPENCRRSALNVRLFLREFCIDFLENCYNRLMYLVKDGLLREKAQQHDETYYLWALAFFMGFNRSHNFRMDLVSETMSVRTFHYIERNLTNYYEMMLTDRKEATSWARRMHLALKAYRELLMTVNEMDHSRDDNIRQSASVIKSNIFYLMEYREIFLTLLRKFDETKQPRSFLKDLVEAAHLFLRMLERFCKGRNNLVVQRKRVKKKRSKGKRRSGPAVDSSPEALEQCWQVVSEELKATGFQLSESVTEGTVLFDAASEVPLEEQRAEAMVRIQDALLAKQGPEALALIRAAREVWPEGDVFGAADVVAEEELELLKQILFANLPRPATTEPVEEEEEVGEGEEEEEIESVRVSEAEFNFLDYIKRFASPNILQPYLLLLKSYNQNSTHTNHCIVRMLHRVAVDLKMDALLFQLSVFCLFNKILCDPAATAYKELVTFAKFVLNRFFALAARNNKAYVELLFWKNVGAVREMTEGYSKEEDKQESKKRVTWSSEEEAELGKLYLEHRDSGDADVVETLLPILSNPSWTRRQVVQQLVNLGLVDSVKDLKKQSRKGTRIVLWTEDQELELQTLFEEFSESDDILGNILKKITAKRSRARVVDKLLSLGLVSDRKELYKKRRPRAAGKSSGMTEDEFFSDLAGETQNDPSDEEEEEEEEEESEGEESEEQEQRDEPREREGKRRVAASQGRTDGNLVTLVQKLRQEGLSGPLLWLQNCLNRTADDREEDGLSQPVPLVPLTEENEDAMENKSFHRLLCRVGIRKPANEQESFWRIPAKLNPAQLRATAASLSAADEGPAGGSEGQETPVEEKDVDDPEQRAQALRALLLARKRRRPHTTSTEVQSLGQSADEAQESTSDSETTRVPEASVECKASMKRSRVLDSDEEREEEADSLAPMDLGAVDPDSEAEDLAAPAKRRRHRALIDDEEEED; encoded by the exons ATGGACTTATACATGATGAACTGTGAACTTTTGGCAACATGCAGTGCCTTAGGGTACCTGGAAGGAGAAACTTACCACCGCGAGCCAGACTGTCTGG AGAGTGTGAAGGATCTGATCCGCTACCTGCGCCATGAGGATGACACGCGGGACATCCGGCAGCAGTTGGGTGCCGGGCAGATCCTGCAGAACGACCTGCTGCCCATCATCATACAGCACAGCCAGGAAAAGCAGCTGTTCGATGCCTGCATCAG gcTTATGGTCAACCTTACCCAGCCTGCACTGCTGTGCTTTGGGAAAGTTCCCGATGACTCTGCCTTCAGACATCACTTCCTGCAGATTGTGTCCTACCTGCAGGCTTATAAGCAG GCCTTTGCCAACGAGAAGGTCTTTGGAGTCCTGAGTGAGAAACTGTACAACCTGCTGCAAATG GAGTGGgagcagagagaggaggaggacaaCCTGCTGATCGAGAGGATCCTCCTGCTGGTGAGGAACGTGCTGCACATCCCCGCTGACCCCTACGAGGAGAAG ACTGTAGACGATGATGCCAGTATCCACGACAAGCTGCTGTGGGCCATGCACATGAGTGGCATGGACGACCTGCTGAAGTTTCTGGCCAGCGCCCCCAGTGAGCAGCAGTGGAGTCTGCACGTGCTGGAGGTCATCTCCCTGATGTTCAGAGACCAG ACCCCTGAGCAGCTGGTGAGTGCAGGCCAGTCTCGCTCAGTGCAGGAGAAGCAGAAGGATGCCCAggagctggaggtgctgcgGCAGAAAGAGATCGCAGAGAAGAGGAGTCGGGTGCTGCAGAGAGGAAGCAG GCACTCCCGATTTGGAGGCTCCTATGTTGTCCAAGGATTGAAGTCACTGGGGGACAAAGACGTCATCTATCACAAGGGGCTGCACAAT TTCAAGAACTACAGCCACGACATGGGCAAGGCAGTGCGCAGGGTGCCCAAGCGGCGACAGCGGGCGAGGGACCCAGAGAACTGCCGGAGGTCGGCGCTGAACGTGCGGCTGTTCCTCAGGGAGTTCTGCATCGACTTCCTGGAGAACTGCTACAACCGCCTCATGTACCTGGTCAAG GACGGGCTGTTGCGGGAGAAAGCGCAGCAGCATGACGAGACGTACTACCTGTGGGCATTGGCCTTCTTCATGGGCTTCAACCGCAGCCATAACTTCCGCATGGACCTGGTGTCCGAGACTATGTCCGTCCGGACCTTCCACTACATCGAGCGCAACCTCACCAACTACTACGAGATGATGCTGACTGACCGCAAGGAGGCTACTTCTTGGGCACGCAG GATGCACCTGGCCCTGAAGGCATACCGGGAGCTGCTGATGACCGTGAATGAGATGGACCACTCACGAGATGACAATATCCGCCAGAGTGCATCTGTCATCAAAA GCAACATCTTCTACCTCATGGAGTACAGGGAGATCTTCCTGACGCTACTGCGGAAATTTGACGAGACCAAGCAGCCCCGCTCCTTCCTGAAGGACCTGGTGGAGGCTGCCCACCTGTTCCTGCGCATGCTGGAGCGCTTCTGCAAGGGCCGCAACAACCTggtggtgcag AGGAAGAGGGTAAAGAAGAAGAGGTCCAAAGGCAAAAGGAGAAGTGGCCCTGCTGTGGACAGCTCACCTGAAGCCCTGGAGCAGTGCTGGCAGGTGGTGTCAGAGGAGCTCAAGGCCACAGGCTTCCAG TTGTCAGAGTCGGTGACAGAGGGCACTGTGCTGTTCGACGCTGCCTCCGAGGTGCCCCTGGAGGAGCAGCGGGCAGAGGCTATGGTGCGGATCCAAGATGCCCTACTGGCTAAACAGGGGCCAGAGGCGTTGGCGCTGATCAGGGCTGCCAG GGAGGTGTGGCCAGAAGGGGATGTCTTTGGAGCAGCTGATGTAGTAGCTGAGGAAGAGCTTGAGCTCCTGAAACAGATCCTATTTGCCAACCTGCCCA GACCAGCCACCACTGAGcctgtggaggaggaggaggaggtgggagagggggaggaagaggaggagattGAATCTGTGCGTGTTTCTGAGGCAGAATTCAACTTCCTGGACTACATTAAGAG GTTCGCCAGCCCCAATATCTTGCAGCCCTACCTGCTGCTGCTGAAGAGTTACAATCAGAACAGCACCCACACCAACCATTGCATCGTCCGTATGCTGCACCGCGTGGCCGTCGACCTCAAGATGGATGCCCTGCTCTTCCAACTCTCTGTCTTCTGCCTCTTCAACAAGATCCTGTGCGACCCTGCTGCCACAGCATACAAG GAGCTGGTGACCTTCGCTAAGTTCGTGCTGAACCGCTTCTTCGCCCTCGCAGCGAGGAACAACAAGGCCTACGTGGAGCTACTGTTCTGGAAGAACGTGGGTGCCGTGCGGGAAATGACTGAGGGCTACAGCAAAGAGGAGGACAA ACAGGAGTCAAAGAAGCGAGTGACGTGGTCTTCAGAAGAAGAGGCGGAACTCGGGAAGCTGTACCTGGAGCACCGTGACTCTGGAG aTGCAGACGTTGTCGAGACCCTGCTCCCCATCCTCAGTAATCCATCCTGGACCCGGCGGCAGGTTGTCCAGCAGCTGGTGAACCTGGGCTTGGTAGACAGTGTGAAGGACCTGAAGAAACAAAG TAGGAAGGGTACTCGGATCGTCCTGTGGACAGAGGACCAGGAGCTGGAGCTGCAGACCCTGTTCGAGGAGTTCAGTGAATCAGATG ATATCCTGGGCAACATCCTGAAGAAGATCACAGCCAAGCGCTCCCGTGCCCGTGTGGTGGACAAACTGCTGAGCCTGGGGCTGGTGTCAGACCGGAAAGAGCTGTACAAGAAGAGGCGCCCCCGAGCCGCGGGCAAGAGCTCTGGCATG ACGGAAGATGAGTTTTTCTCTGATCTGGCTGGGGAGACACAGAATGACCCTtcagatgaggaggaggaggaagaggaggaggaggagagcgagGGGGAGGAGAGTGAGGAGCAGGAGCAGAGAGACGAGCCTCGGGAGAGAGAGGGCAAACGCAGGGTGGCAGCTAGCCAAGGGAGGACAGATGGCAATCTGGTGACCCTTGTGCAGAAACTACGGCAAGAAG gTCTCTCGGGACCCCTGCTGTGGCTGCAGAACTGCTTGAACAGAACGGCAGATGACCGTGAAGAGGATG GCTTGTCCCAGCCTGTTCCCCTGGTCCCTCTCACCGAGGAGAACGAAGATGCAATGGAGAACAAGAGCTTCCACAGGCTGCTGTGCCGAGTGGGCATCCGCAAGCCAGCCAATGAGCAG GAGTCGTTCTGGAGGATCCCAGCCAAACTGAACCCGGCCCAGCTGCGAGCGACGGCCGCCTCCCTGTCCGCAGCAGATGAGGGTCCCGCAGGGGGGTCAGAGGGGCAAGAGACCCCCGTGGAGGAGAAGGATGTGGACGACCCTGAGCAGCGAGCTCAAGCCCTTCGAGCCCTGCTGCTCGCCCGCAAGAGGAGGAGACCCCACACTACCTCAACAG AAGTTCAGTCCCTAGGGCAGTCTGCAGATGAAGCCCAGGAGTCCACTTCTGACAGCGAGACCACGAG agtcCCCGAAGCCAGTGTAGAGTGTAAGGCGTCCATGAAAAGGAGCAGAGTTTTGGACAGTGACGAAGAGAGAG AAGAGGAAGCAGACAGCTTGGCGCCAATGGATCTGGGGGCCGTGGACCCCGATTCCGAGGCGGAGGACCTCGCAGCCCCCGCCAAGCGCCGACGCCACCGAGCCCTCATAgatgatgaggaggaggaagactAG
- the timeless gene encoding protein timeless homolog isoform X3, giving the protein MDLYMMNCELLATCSALGYLEGETYHREPDCLESVKDLIRYLRHEDDTRDIRQQLGAGQILQNDLLPIIIQHSQEKQLFDACIRLMVNLTQPALLCFGKVPDDSAFRHHFLQIVSYLQAYKQAFANEKVFGVLSEKLYNLLQMEWEQREEEDNLLIERILLLVRNVLHIPADPYEEKTVDDDASIHDKLLWAMHMSGMDDLLKFLASAPSEQQWSLHVLEVISLMFRDQTPEQLVSAGQSRSVQEKQKDAQELEVLRQKEIAEKRSRVLQRGSRHSRFGGSYVVQGLKSLGDKDVIYHKGLHNFKNYSHDMGKAVRRVPKRRQRARDPENCRRSALNVRLFLREFCIDFLENCYNRLMYLVKDGLLREKAQQHDETYYLWALAFFMGFNRSHNFRMDLVSETMSVRTFHYIERNLTNYYEMMLTDRKEATSWARRMHLALKAYRELLMTVNEMDHSRDDNIRQSASVIKSNIFYLMEYREIFLTLLRKFDETKQPRSFLKDLVEAAHLFLRMLERFCKGRNNLVVQRKRVKKKRSKGKRRSGPAVDSSPEALEQCWQVVSEELKATGFQLSESVTEGTVLFDAASEVPLEEQRAEAMVRIQDALLAKQGPEALALIRAAREVWPEGDVFGAADVVAEEELELLKQILFANLPRPATTEPVEEEEEVGEGEEEEEIESVRVSEAEFNFLDYIKRFASPNILQPYLLLLKSYNQNSTHTNHCIVRMLHRVAVDLKMDALLFQLSVFCLFNKILCDPAATAYKELVTFAKFVLNRFFALAARNNKAYVELLFWKNVGAVREMTEGYSKEEDKQESKKRVTWSSEEEAELGKLYLEHRDSGDADVVETLLPILSNPSWTRRQVVQQLVNLGLVDSVKDLKKQRKGTRIVLWTEDQELELQTLFEEFSESDDILGNILKKITAKRSRARVVDKLLSLGLVSDRKELYKKRRPRAAGKSSGMTEDEFFSDLAGETQNDPSDEEEEEEEEEESEGEESEEQEQRDEPREREGKRRVAASQGRTDGNLVTLVQKLRQEGLSGPLLWLQNCLNRTADDREEDGLSQPVPLVPLTEENEDAMENKSFHRLLCRVGIRKPANEQESFWRIPAKLNPAQLRATAASLSAADEGPAGGSEGQETPVEEKDVDDPEQRAQALRALLLARKRRRPHTTSTEVQSLGQSADEAQESTSDSETTRVPEASVECKASMKRSRVLDSDEEREEEEADSLAPMDLGAVDPDSEAEDLAAPAKRRRHRALIDDEEEED; this is encoded by the exons ATGGACTTATACATGATGAACTGTGAACTTTTGGCAACATGCAGTGCCTTAGGGTACCTGGAAGGAGAAACTTACCACCGCGAGCCAGACTGTCTGG AGAGTGTGAAGGATCTGATCCGCTACCTGCGCCATGAGGATGACACGCGGGACATCCGGCAGCAGTTGGGTGCCGGGCAGATCCTGCAGAACGACCTGCTGCCCATCATCATACAGCACAGCCAGGAAAAGCAGCTGTTCGATGCCTGCATCAG gcTTATGGTCAACCTTACCCAGCCTGCACTGCTGTGCTTTGGGAAAGTTCCCGATGACTCTGCCTTCAGACATCACTTCCTGCAGATTGTGTCCTACCTGCAGGCTTATAAGCAG GCCTTTGCCAACGAGAAGGTCTTTGGAGTCCTGAGTGAGAAACTGTACAACCTGCTGCAAATG GAGTGGgagcagagagaggaggaggacaaCCTGCTGATCGAGAGGATCCTCCTGCTGGTGAGGAACGTGCTGCACATCCCCGCTGACCCCTACGAGGAGAAG ACTGTAGACGATGATGCCAGTATCCACGACAAGCTGCTGTGGGCCATGCACATGAGTGGCATGGACGACCTGCTGAAGTTTCTGGCCAGCGCCCCCAGTGAGCAGCAGTGGAGTCTGCACGTGCTGGAGGTCATCTCCCTGATGTTCAGAGACCAG ACCCCTGAGCAGCTGGTGAGTGCAGGCCAGTCTCGCTCAGTGCAGGAGAAGCAGAAGGATGCCCAggagctggaggtgctgcgGCAGAAAGAGATCGCAGAGAAGAGGAGTCGGGTGCTGCAGAGAGGAAGCAG GCACTCCCGATTTGGAGGCTCCTATGTTGTCCAAGGATTGAAGTCACTGGGGGACAAAGACGTCATCTATCACAAGGGGCTGCACAAT TTCAAGAACTACAGCCACGACATGGGCAAGGCAGTGCGCAGGGTGCCCAAGCGGCGACAGCGGGCGAGGGACCCAGAGAACTGCCGGAGGTCGGCGCTGAACGTGCGGCTGTTCCTCAGGGAGTTCTGCATCGACTTCCTGGAGAACTGCTACAACCGCCTCATGTACCTGGTCAAG GACGGGCTGTTGCGGGAGAAAGCGCAGCAGCATGACGAGACGTACTACCTGTGGGCATTGGCCTTCTTCATGGGCTTCAACCGCAGCCATAACTTCCGCATGGACCTGGTGTCCGAGACTATGTCCGTCCGGACCTTCCACTACATCGAGCGCAACCTCACCAACTACTACGAGATGATGCTGACTGACCGCAAGGAGGCTACTTCTTGGGCACGCAG GATGCACCTGGCCCTGAAGGCATACCGGGAGCTGCTGATGACCGTGAATGAGATGGACCACTCACGAGATGACAATATCCGCCAGAGTGCATCTGTCATCAAAA GCAACATCTTCTACCTCATGGAGTACAGGGAGATCTTCCTGACGCTACTGCGGAAATTTGACGAGACCAAGCAGCCCCGCTCCTTCCTGAAGGACCTGGTGGAGGCTGCCCACCTGTTCCTGCGCATGCTGGAGCGCTTCTGCAAGGGCCGCAACAACCTggtggtgcag AGGAAGAGGGTAAAGAAGAAGAGGTCCAAAGGCAAAAGGAGAAGTGGCCCTGCTGTGGACAGCTCACCTGAAGCCCTGGAGCAGTGCTGGCAGGTGGTGTCAGAGGAGCTCAAGGCCACAGGCTTCCAG TTGTCAGAGTCGGTGACAGAGGGCACTGTGCTGTTCGACGCTGCCTCCGAGGTGCCCCTGGAGGAGCAGCGGGCAGAGGCTATGGTGCGGATCCAAGATGCCCTACTGGCTAAACAGGGGCCAGAGGCGTTGGCGCTGATCAGGGCTGCCAG GGAGGTGTGGCCAGAAGGGGATGTCTTTGGAGCAGCTGATGTAGTAGCTGAGGAAGAGCTTGAGCTCCTGAAACAGATCCTATTTGCCAACCTGCCCA GACCAGCCACCACTGAGcctgtggaggaggaggaggaggtgggagagggggaggaagaggaggagattGAATCTGTGCGTGTTTCTGAGGCAGAATTCAACTTCCTGGACTACATTAAGAG GTTCGCCAGCCCCAATATCTTGCAGCCCTACCTGCTGCTGCTGAAGAGTTACAATCAGAACAGCACCCACACCAACCATTGCATCGTCCGTATGCTGCACCGCGTGGCCGTCGACCTCAAGATGGATGCCCTGCTCTTCCAACTCTCTGTCTTCTGCCTCTTCAACAAGATCCTGTGCGACCCTGCTGCCACAGCATACAAG GAGCTGGTGACCTTCGCTAAGTTCGTGCTGAACCGCTTCTTCGCCCTCGCAGCGAGGAACAACAAGGCCTACGTGGAGCTACTGTTCTGGAAGAACGTGGGTGCCGTGCGGGAAATGACTGAGGGCTACAGCAAAGAGGAGGACAA ACAGGAGTCAAAGAAGCGAGTGACGTGGTCTTCAGAAGAAGAGGCGGAACTCGGGAAGCTGTACCTGGAGCACCGTGACTCTGGAG aTGCAGACGTTGTCGAGACCCTGCTCCCCATCCTCAGTAATCCATCCTGGACCCGGCGGCAGGTTGTCCAGCAGCTGGTGAACCTGGGCTTGGTAGACAGTGTGAAGGACCTGAAGAAACAAAG GAAGGGTACTCGGATCGTCCTGTGGACAGAGGACCAGGAGCTGGAGCTGCAGACCCTGTTCGAGGAGTTCAGTGAATCAGATG ATATCCTGGGCAACATCCTGAAGAAGATCACAGCCAAGCGCTCCCGTGCCCGTGTGGTGGACAAACTGCTGAGCCTGGGGCTGGTGTCAGACCGGAAAGAGCTGTACAAGAAGAGGCGCCCCCGAGCCGCGGGCAAGAGCTCTGGCATG ACGGAAGATGAGTTTTTCTCTGATCTGGCTGGGGAGACACAGAATGACCCTtcagatgaggaggaggaggaagaggaggaggaggagagcgagGGGGAGGAGAGTGAGGAGCAGGAGCAGAGAGACGAGCCTCGGGAGAGAGAGGGCAAACGCAGGGTGGCAGCTAGCCAAGGGAGGACAGATGGCAATCTGGTGACCCTTGTGCAGAAACTACGGCAAGAAG gTCTCTCGGGACCCCTGCTGTGGCTGCAGAACTGCTTGAACAGAACGGCAGATGACCGTGAAGAGGATG GCTTGTCCCAGCCTGTTCCCCTGGTCCCTCTCACCGAGGAGAACGAAGATGCAATGGAGAACAAGAGCTTCCACAGGCTGCTGTGCCGAGTGGGCATCCGCAAGCCAGCCAATGAGCAG GAGTCGTTCTGGAGGATCCCAGCCAAACTGAACCCGGCCCAGCTGCGAGCGACGGCCGCCTCCCTGTCCGCAGCAGATGAGGGTCCCGCAGGGGGGTCAGAGGGGCAAGAGACCCCCGTGGAGGAGAAGGATGTGGACGACCCTGAGCAGCGAGCTCAAGCCCTTCGAGCCCTGCTGCTCGCCCGCAAGAGGAGGAGACCCCACACTACCTCAACAG AAGTTCAGTCCCTAGGGCAGTCTGCAGATGAAGCCCAGGAGTCCACTTCTGACAGCGAGACCACGAG agtcCCCGAAGCCAGTGTAGAGTGTAAGGCGTCCATGAAAAGGAGCAGAGTTTTGGACAGTGACGAAGAGAGAG AAGAAGAGGAAGCAGACAGCTTGGCGCCAATGGATCTGGGGGCCGTGGACCCCGATTCCGAGGCGGAGGACCTCGCAGCCCCCGCCAAGCGCCGACGCCACCGAGCCCTCATAgatgatgaggaggaggaagactAG